A genomic region of Ignavibacteria bacterium contains the following coding sequences:
- a CDS encoding purine-nucleoside phosphorylase, whose translation MTELRNKINEAVNYIRTKTQMRPKIGIILGTGLGGLVKEIDQEVVIDYEEIPHFPVSTVESHHGKLIFGRIGGKEVVAMQGRFHYYEGYTMQQITFPVRVMSYKVGLGVETLFISNAGGGLNPEFERGDLMIMTDHINLLGDNPLIGPNDEELGPRFPDMSEPYSKELIALAEKIAQEENIKVRKGVYVALTGPNLETRAEYRFLRIIGADAVGMSTVPENIVANHMGMKCFGMTIITDLCDPDNLQPLTVEEVIEVASKSEPKMTLLMKKLIERI comes from the coding sequence ATGACAGAATTAAGAAACAAAATAAACGAAGCAGTAAATTACATCAGAACAAAAACTCAAATGAGACCAAAAATAGGAATAATTTTAGGAACCGGTCTCGGTGGACTCGTTAAAGAGATTGATCAGGAAGTCGTAATTGATTATGAAGAAATTCCGCATTTCCCTGTTTCAACGGTTGAATCCCATCATGGCAAATTAATTTTTGGTCGAATTGGTGGAAAAGAAGTTGTAGCAATGCAGGGTAGATTTCATTATTACGAAGGTTACACAATGCAGCAAATTACTTTTCCTGTTAGAGTTATGTCATACAAAGTTGGACTTGGAGTTGAAACGCTCTTTATTTCAAATGCTGGTGGTGGATTAAATCCTGAATTTGAACGTGGTGACTTAATGATAATGACAGATCACATAAATCTGCTCGGTGATAATCCTCTTATTGGTCCAAACGATGAGGAACTTGGTCCAAGATTTCCCGATATGTCTGAACCATACTCAAAGGAATTGATTGCTCTTGCAGAAAAAATTGCTCAAGAAGAAAATATAAAAGTTAGAAAAGGCGTTTATGTAGCTTTAACAGGTCCGAATTTGGAAACACGAGCTGAGTACAGATTTTTAAGAATAATTGGTGCCGATGCAGTTGGAATGTCAACTGTTCCAGAAAATATTGTTGCAAATCATATGGGAATGAAATGTTTCGGTATGACCATCATAACTGATTTATGCGATCCAGATAATCTTCAACCATTGACTGTTGAAGAAGTTATTGAAGTTGCAAGCAAGTCAGAACCAAAAATGACTTTGCTGATGAAAAAACTCATTGAAAGAATTTAA
- a CDS encoding DivIVA domain-containing protein: MKITPLSIKRQEFKRNIRGYDPDEVNTFLEIIADEFDQLLKQNEELTAKVTQLQKKLQDYQQIEKGLQQTLLAAQETSNRAMEASKRQAVLLIKEAELKAKQIIDKAQEEARAIQNSVQELEERKRTLITRLKAIINAQIQLLNILTENNKTTQKQSQEEKNKSIDVESIITRIV, encoded by the coding sequence ATGAAAATTACACCTCTCAGTATAAAACGACAGGAATTCAAACGAAACATTCGTGGTTATGACCCTGATGAAGTCAATACATTCCTTGAAATCATTGCCGATGAATTTGATCAATTATTAAAGCAAAATGAAGAGTTGACTGCAAAAGTAACTCAGTTGCAAAAAAAACTTCAAGATTATCAACAGATAGAAAAGGGTTTGCAACAAACTTTATTAGCAGCTCAAGAAACTTCAAATCGTGCAATGGAAGCATCAAAGAGACAGGCAGTTTTGCTGATTAAAGAAGCTGAACTAAAAGCAAAACAGATAATTGATAAAGCACAGGAAGAAGCCAGAGCAATTCAAAATTCTGTTCAGGAACTCGAAGAGAGAAAAAGAACTCTCATAACTCGACTCAAAGCAATTATCAACGCACAAATTCAATTACTAAATATCCTGACAGAAAACAACAAAACAACTCAAAAACAATCACAGGAAGAAAAAAATAAATCAATTGATGTCGAATCAATAATTACAAGGATTGTATGA